The nucleotide sequence CGATCATTACATAAACATCTGCTTCCTGAAGACCAAGCTGAATTGCTTTTTGGAATTGCTCTTGCGCCTTTTCAAATAACGATTTTTCGAAGTAGACATTTCCTAACCCGTAATAAGCAGTTGCTAGCTGATCATCTAATTCTATCGCTCGTAGGAAAAAACGCTCCGCTTTCTCTAATTCATTCATATGGAGTAACAAGTTCCCAAAGTTTATAAAACCTAGTGGATCCTTCGGGTTTTCTTCTATCGATTCATTAAACAGCTTTGCTGCTTCTTCAAAGTTTTGTTCTTGCATCTTCTTAATACCTTCATTTAACTTATCCACTTAAAACCTTCCTTTTCTTATGTAAATGCATTCTGTCTATATTTCCATCTAACCATTTTAATAGATTTCAAACAAGAGGGACAGACAAATTTGTCTGTCCCTTTGTTCCTTACCCAACATACTCTAAGCTGCGCTCATTTTTCAGAATTTCATCAATCGTTCCACCGCCGAGACATACCTCGTCCTGATAAAAGACAACCGCTTGGCCTGGTGTTACCGCCCGTTGAGGGTCATGAAAATCCACTTTCACTTTGCCATCCTCTAATGGCGTTACGGTTACTTTGCTATCCGTTTGACGATAACGGAATTTGGCTGTGCATTCCAAAGGTTCCGTTAATGGTTGTTCATTAACCCAGCTCAAGTCGGACGCCATCAAAGCATCTGAATAGAGATAATCTGTTTCAGAGCCTTGTTCTACATACAACACATTATCTTCTAAGTTTTTCCCAACCACAAACCACGGATCCCCTGCACCACCGATGCCAAGTCCTTGTCGTTGACCAATCGTGTAATACATCAACCCATCGTGTGAACCTTTTTCTTCCCCGTGCAATGTCACCATTTTACCTGGTTGTGCAGGGAGGTATTCACTTAAAAACTCTTTAAAATTTCTTTCCCCGATAAAACATATTCCCGTACTATCTTTCTTGGTAGCCGTCGCTAGATTGTGTTCTTTAGCGATTCGACGAACTTCTGATTTCGGTAAATGTCCGAGTGGGAACATTACTTTAGAAAGAACGGATTGGGACAATTGATTCAAAAAGTATGTTTGATCTTTATTGTCATCATTACCACGCAGTAGTTGTACTTGATCTCCTGCTCTCCGAACCTGTGCATAATGCCCAGTAGCCAAATAATCTGCACCAAGGGACATCGCATGTTCCATAAATGCTTTAAATTTGATTTCTTTGTTACACATAACATCCGGGTTCGGAGTTCTCCCTGCTTTATATTCTTCAAGGAAATAAGTGAAAACTTTATCCCAATACTGCTTTTCAAAATTCACCGAATAATAAGGAATGTCTAATTGATTACATACGCGTACTACATCGTTGAAGTCCTCTGTTGCTGTACATACGCCATTCTCATCAGTATCGTCCCAGTTCTTCATAAAAATTCCTACGACGTCATAGCCTTGTTGTTTTAGTAGTAACGCTGCTACAGATGAGTCAACTCCCCCACTCATCCCAACGACGACGCGAATGTTTTTGTTATCAGTCATTTGTCATTCACCACCTATCTTGCTTTTTTATTTTGTCAGTCGATTCAATACTTTCGCAATTCGTACTGCCGCTTCTTTTACATTTTCCTCTGTATTCGCTAAACCAAAACTAAAACGTACCGAATTTTGAGTTCGTTCATGGTTCGAGCCAAACATAGCTGATAAGACATGAGAAGGATCAACTGATCCAGCTGTGCATGCACTTCCACTAGAGGAGGCGATCCCTTCCAAATCAAAATTGGTTAATAGCGCTTCTACCTGTGTATGCGGGAAGCTCATATTTATAATGTTAGGAATAATATGGGCTTCGTCACCATTTATCGAAAACGAAATCTGATTTTCTTTTAACGTATCCATAAATATTTTTTTATATGAGCTATATTTGCCAGCTCTTTCTTCGCGCTCATGCTGGCTAATTTCAATTGCTTTTTGAAATCCTCTGATGCCAACTAAGTTTTCCGTACCAGGTCTTCGTTTTCGCTCTTGTTCGCCGCCATACTGCAAGTTGTCCATTTTGACTCCTTCTCGAACATAAAGAAATCCGACTCCTTTAGGACCATTGATCTTATGGGAGGATACGGAAAGTAAATCAACATTCCACGCATCTACATCTATTTTCAATAACCCGTATGCTTGAACCGCATCAGTATGAAAATAGGCTTGATGGTGGTGCAAAAGTTCTCCAATCTCTTGGATTGGTTGAATGACACCAGTCTCATTATTTACTGCCATAATGGACACTAGAACCGTATTATCCTTTAAGGAATCCTTTAAGTCTTCAAGACGAACACGTCCCGTTTCATCTACCTGTAAATAGGTAACGTCAAATCCCTTTCCTTCTAAATAATTAGCCGCATGTAGGGTTGCATGATGTTCAATCTGTGTCGTGATAATGTGATTCCCTCTTGCTTTATTCGCAAGGGCAGTTCCTATTAACGCTAAGTTATCGGATTCAGTTCCACCACTAGTAAACACAATGTCTTTTTCATTCGCACCAATACTAGAAGCTGCCAACTCTCGGGCTTCATCTAATAGATGTCTTGCTTTTCTACCAAAACGATGAATACTAGAAGGATTGCCAAATACATCCGTAACCGCCGACTGCATGTCGGCAATGACCTCGGGATGTACAGGAGTAGTTGCAGCATGATCTAAATATATGGGTTCCATGCTTCGCTTCCTTTCTATCTAAACCAGATTAAATATAAAACATGTAAGGCTCTTGACTTTCTCCATCTTCATGCTTCATTAAATCTTCTAACGTTGTTGTATCTAATACATTTTTAACCGCATCTCTAATTCGTATCCACAAAGCTTGCTTAGCTGGTTCTTCATCCTCTATCCCTTCAACAGGGGTAATTGGACCTTCTAATATCCGAATCACGTCACCAGCCGTAATTTGATCCGGTTCTTTTGCAAGCATATAACCACCGTAGGCACCCCGAATACTTTTAACGAGCGAGGCGTTCCTTAATGGTGCGACTAATTGTTCCAAGTAGTGCTCCGATAAATGGTTTTCTCGTGCAATCGTTTTTAAGGACACTGGTCCTTCGCCATAGCTTCGTGCTAGTTCAATCATGATGGTTAAGCCGTAACGTCCTTTGGTTGAGATTTTCATCTCGATCACCTCTTCTTATAACAAAATCCAGTAATTGTTTTGAATGTGGAATCGCATACCCGACGATATTTCCCATGAATAATACGACTAAAATCGTGCCTATTCCGACAGGTCCACCTAACAGAAATCCTGCAAGACAAACCACACATTCAATTCCATTTCTCACGCGAGATACCTTCCAGCCTGTAGCCTTATTAATCAATAGCATCACGCTATCCCGAGGTCCAGCACCTAAATTAGGAGCGACATAAATGCCAACGCCATAGGCGGAAATCAGAATCCCGAGAATAAAAACGATGACTTCCAACCAAAATAGTTCTATATTAGGAAGAAGCCAATTGAAAAAATCTATAAATAATCCTACTAGAATCATATTTAGAAACGTACCAATTTGAGGAAATGTCCGTGTAAACACACTCGTTACCAATACAATCGTTAAACCTGCCAATATAGACCACAGGCCAATAGTAAGGCCAAAATGGAGGAACAATCCATAATGAAAAACATCCCATGGACTTATTCCTAAATCTTTTCCTTTAATAGTTAAGGCAATGCCAAGTGCCAATAAGATAAGACCTCCAACAAAGAACATCCATCTTATCCACGTTTCCCCCTGCTGATTTCTTTTCTCTGTCACTTTCATCCTTCTTTTTCTCATCTATATTTGCCAGAAACCCGGGCAAAATGATAACAAACGTAATTATAGCACGAATACCCTCTTTCTTGCATTTTTAATGCGTTATACTTAGTCTAAAAGTGCGTGTTCAAAAAGGAGGATAAAAAGCGCAAAGAAATTCAAGGCGGCGCCGCTTCGAGTACCGGAATGTATGATTATGGATACATGAGGAAGGCCACTACTGCGAATTAACTTCCTTGCTGCCTTGCACCGAGGAATTTCACTTCCTCGATAGTTCTAGAAGACGCAGGTGCACCTGTTTTTGAGAAGCAAGCCAACGCAGAAGTTCAAAGCGATTTTTACCGGACTTTTTGAACATCCTCTAAAAAAAGAATAGATAATGCACTTGAATTACAAAGGGGAAATGCATGTTGAATCATAAACCATTAGCTTTTCGAATGCGTCCAAAACATATTGACGAGGTCATCGGTCAAACACACCTAGTCGGATCTGGGAAAATGGTTCGTCGAATGATCGACGCGAACCGATTGGCGTCGATGATCTTATTCGGACCGCCTGGCACAGGAAAAACCTCCATGGCAATGGCCTTAGCCAATACATTAAATCTTCGCTACAAAATTTTAAATGCGGTAGTAGATAAGAAAAAAGACATGGAAATTGCGGTCGAAGAAGCGAAAATGTCTGGATCACTCGTTCTTATTATGGATGAGGTTCATCGGCTCGATAAAGGAAAACAGGATTTTCTACTCCCACACCTGGAAAGTAATTTAATTACATTAATTGGATGTACGACCAGCAATCCGTACCATTCTATTAATCCAGCTATCCGTAGTAGGTGTCACTTATTTGAATTACATCGATTGGAAGAAGAAAACGTGAAAGTTGCCCTCTCGCGAGCAATATCTGATAAGGAAGAAGGGCTAGGAAATCTTCCCCTCGTCGTGACTGAAGAAGCAATCGATCATTTTGCGCAATCATCCAATGGAGATTTGCGAGCTGCTCTAAATGGATTAGAGCTTGCTGCCTTTTCTACACCAGAGGATTCCGAAAGAATTTACATAGACCTATCGATTGCGGAAGAATGTATGCAAAAAAAGAGTTTCTCCCATGATAAGGACGGGGACGCACACTACGATGTGCTGTCCGCTTTCCAAAAATCCATCCGAGGCAGTGATGTCAATGCTTCTCTCCATTATTTAGGTCGATTAATCGAAGCAGGAGATCTCGATAGTATCGCACGTAGAATGATTGTTATAGCCTACGAAGATATTGGTCTAGCAAATCCACAGGCAGGCCCTCGTGCTATTGCGGCTGTCCAAGCAGCGGAAAGAATTGGCTTTCCAGAAGCAAGAATTCCTCTGTCCGTTGCTGTAACGGAACTAGCACTATCACCAAAATCGAATAGCGCCTATCAAGCATTGGACAGTGCCCTGCACGATATTAGAACAGGCTCTAGTGGTGAAATTCCATCCCATTTAAAGGATGCCCACTACTCCGGAGCAGCTAAATTAGGAAGAGGAGTAGAATATAAATATCCACATAACTATGAGGGTAGCTGGGTAGACCAACAATATTTACCAGATAAATTGCGTAACAAAAAATACTATAAGCCGAAGGACACAGGTAAATTTGAACAGTCTTTGAAATCCGTTTATGAAAAAATACTAGATAAACAGCAAAAAAAATAAAATTACCTTGTATAACTCCAAATCTTTTCGGACAGACTAGAGATAAAATTAGCAAACTATTTCTATGAATTTAACAATTAGCAAAAGATGAGGAGTGGAATACTTGGTTAAAGTTAGACAAGACGCGTGGTCCCACGAAGATGATTTACTATTAGCAGAAACAGTTTTACGTCATATTCGTGAAGGTAGTACGCAATTAAACGCATTTGAAGAAGTAGGAGATAAACTAAATAGAACATCAGCCGCATGTGGGTTTCGCTGGAATGCAGAAGTGAGACAAAAGTATGATCAGGCTGTCTCTATTGCAAAGCGACAACGGAAAGAAAAAAAGCGGGCTGAAGCAAAGGAAAAGAAGTCTATACCACAAAGACAATCGGTTCCACCTACCTTTCACACTCCTGCTTATGAAAGTGAAAACGACGAAATAGATCTTAACCGCGTTACTGTAGAAGCATATAGAGAACCAGTTGCATCAGAACCGGTTGCATCGACTCCATCACTAGATTTGGATACCGTCATTCAATATTTAAGAAATATGAAACACGATGTTCAAGAATCAAGTAGGTCTAAAAATAGCTTAGAAAAGGTAGAACAAGAGAAGCAAACCCTCCTAAATGAAAAAGGAGAGTTAGAAAGAAAAGTAAATCTATTACAAAACCAACTTGCTACCATTCAAGAAGATTATCAGGTTCTTATTCAGATTATGGATCGTGCGAGAAAAATGGTTGTATTTGATGAAAAGGATGATATCCCATCCCCTGCTTTTCGTATGGAGAAGAACGGGAATCTAGAGCAAGTAGCAAGATAAGAACTGGCCATAAGGTCAGTTCTTTTTTTTGCAATGAACAAAAGCGCAAGCGCCCGGGTTTAAGGATTACAGACTAAGACCATCCTTTGCGGACAACGTCTGCAGACCCCTTGCCGGGGCCACGTACGGACTGGACTGAACCGTCGGAGATAAAGGAAACATGCCCCTTCAAAGGGGTATGCCAACGTTGGGCGCAAAGCCCGGGTTTAGTTGGCCTTCCTTAGTTAATAAAGGTTAAGGAAATTTGACTATCGTCAAACAGTTATCGTACAGAGGTGAGGGAAGTCTCGCTAGTTGCTGGGTGCTGAAGCTGGACTTGGCTGTTGCAGTATGTTTATCCACACCAGGCAAATTTTATAATTTCCTATACTAACAAAAAGCCTTAAGAGAACTAATCTCTTAAGGCCCTATCATAATTCATGGAATCAATCCCAATCGTGCCGTCCGAATTTGAAGTTTTGATCCCACTCCTCGCAGGTGGGTGCCCTGTTCAAAATCTTATACGTCCTCCGTGAGGCATGTACGCCACTTTGAAACATCAAGCTCCCGTAATTACTGGTGTTCGGTCAAAACATACAGTAATAAGACAAACACATCAGGATTGAAGAAGGATGCTTCCTTCTTTGTGTATTTTTATATTACCATATGAAGCAATCCCTTTCAAGGAATGCCCCAGTCATTTTATTCTTCCTTTTCCGGTAAACGTAAGGCAAGATGGAGATCCTTCAGCTGTGCTTCATCTACAACTCCAGGTGCTTCTGTTAATGGATCTGAAGCAGATGCTGTTTTTGGGAATAAAATCGTATCCCGTAGGTTAGATCTTCCCGCTAGTAACATGACCATTCGGTCGAAACCTAGCGCAATACCACCATGTGGCGGAGTGCCGTATTCTAACGCTTCAAGCAAGAAACCAAACTGCTCTGTTGCCTCTTCTTTCGAGAATCCAAGTGTTTGGAACATTTTCTCTTGCATCTCTTTTTGATAGATACGAAGAGAACCCCCACCAAGTTCATATCCATTCAACACAAGGTCATAAGCCTGCGCCCGCACTTCCGCTGGATTAGATTCAAGTTTATCTACATCACTTAACTCCGGCATCGTAAACGGATGGTGTGCTGCAAAATAGCGTCCAAGCTCTTCATCATACTCAAATAACGGCCAATCGGTAACCCAAAGGAAATGGAATTTCGATTCATCTATTAGCTTAAGGTCTTTTGCTAGTTTTAATCGTAGTGCTCCTAAGCTCTCGTGCACAACGGAAATTTTATCTGCAACAAATACTAATAAATCTCCATCCGCAGCTTCTAATTGCTTTTTAAGTTCCTCACTTACTTCCTCAGATAAAAATTTAGAAATAGGTCCTTTTAATTCGGTTCCTTCTACTTTTAACCATGCAAGACCTTTCGCTCCATAGATTTTCACAAACTCAGTTAGATGGTCAATATCTTTTCTAGAATATTCGCTAGCAGCACCCTTTACATTAATGGCACTTACTTTGCCTCCCGATTCGACTGCACCATCAAACACTATAAATCCAGAATTCTTGACTACTTCAGATACATTTACAAGCTCTAGACTGAACCTTGTATCTGGTTTATCGGAACCAAAACGCTCCATAGCTTCCTGATACGTAATTCGTTTCAAAGGAAGCTCTATATCCATTCCTTTAATTTCTTTCATCATTTTCTTCATCATGCGTTCCGTCATAGCCATGATATCTTCCTTCGTCAAAAAGGACGTTTCAATATCAATTTGGGTAAATTCTGGTTGTCGATCTGCACGTAAATCCTCATCTCTAAAACAACGAGCAAATTGATAATATTTTTCGAAACCAGACATCATAAGCATCTGTTTAAACAGTTGTGGAGATTGTGGCAATGCATAAAATTCACCCGGATGCACCCGACTTGGAACTAAGTAATCCCTTGCACCTTCTGGCGTACTTTTTGTTAGCATCGGCGTTTCCATCTCCAAAAATCCTTCATCGTTTAAGAAGTTTCGGATGACTTGAGTCGTGTTATGGCGCAAAATAAACGTCTTTTGCATCGGGTCTCTTCTTAAATCTAAATAACGGTATTTTAAGCGAAGATCTTCCGCAACATCGGTTTGATCCAATATTTGAAAAGGAGGGTTTTTCGCTTCATTGAGAATCGTAATCTCCTTCGCAATTACTTCTATTTCCCCTGTCTCCATTTTCGGGTTAATAGTAGATGCTTCTCTTTCTACCACTTCACCTAAAATTTCCAGAACAAATTCACTTCTTACTTGTTCTGCAGTTTGTAAAGCTTTTTCGGAATGTGCAGGGTTAAAAACAACTTGCACAATGCCAGAACGGTCTCTTAGGTCAATAAAGATTAAGCCACCTAAGTCTCTTCTCTTTTGTACCCACCCTTTTAAGGTTACTTCTTGACCAACATGGTCCTTTCGAAGGCTTCCAGCAACATTTCTTTTGGAACTCAACTTATTTTCCTCCCTGCAATGCGGATTTTAAGTAGATCTCTAAGTCTGCGAAGTCTACCTCTTCTTGCTCGCCTGTGGATAGATTTTTCACCGAAGCAATAGAACGTTGTAATTCGTCATCTCCAAGTACAATAGCAAACTTCGCTTGTAGTCGATCTGCCGCTTTCCATTGACCCTTCGGTTTTTTATTTAAATAATCTTTATCTACTTGAATACCTGCCTGACGTAGCTTGTATTGAAGGCTTACTGCTTTCTGATTTGCTTTCTCACCCATTGTAATAATGTAACAATCTAAAGACTCATCAACAGGAAGCTCAATACCTTCTGCATCAATCGCCATTAATAAGCGCTCTACACTTAATGCGAACCCAATTCCTGGTGTTTCTGGTCCACCTAGCTCTTCTACTAAACCGTTATATCTTCCACCACCAGAAAGGGTTGTAATGGCACCAAATCCGTCTGCATTACTCATGATTTCAAATGCTGTGTGATTATAATAATCCAAGCCACGAACGAGATTCGGGTCAACGACAAAAGGAATTCCCATATTCGTTAAATGTTGTTGAACTGATTCAAAATAATTCTTCGATTCTTCGTTTAAAAAATCTAGTATAGAAGGTGCCGTTTCCATCGCTGGGTGATTTCGGTCCTTCTTGCAATCTAATACACGTAATGGATTTTTCTCTAGTCGAACCTTACAGTCATCACATAGTTCGTCTTTATGTGGAGTAAAGTGGCCGATCAATGCATCTCGGTGGTTTTCTCTACTTTCTTTATCTCCTAAACTATTGACGACAAGCTTTAGCGACTTCAATCCAAACGATTGATAGCAGTTCATTGCTAATGCGAGAACTTCCGCATCAATTGCAGGATCTGCACTCCCTAATGCTTCTACGCCAAACTGAACAAACTGTCTCATTCTACCTTGCTGCGGGCGTTCATAACGGAACATAGGTCCCACATAGAAAAGCTTTGTCGGTTGATTCGGTGAACCGAACAATTTGTTTTCAACAAATGCACGCACAACGGAAGCTGTACCTTCTGGTCGAAGGGTAATGCTTCGATCTCCGCGATCAGTGAAGGTGTACATCTCTCTTTGTACAATATCGGTTGTATCCCCTACCCCACGTTGGAACAGTTCGGTATGTTCAAAGATTGGTGTCCGAATTTCTTTATAGTGATAATTCGTACACAGTTCTGTTAGTGCGTTTTCAATGTATTGCCATTTCTCTGATACACCTGGTAGTAAATCTTGAGTCCCTCTCGGTGCCTTTAAGCTCATACGATAACCTCCTTGAATTTTTCCTTATGTAGGCTTGGATGTTCTTGTCAGATTGCTTGATTGTTATGGAGGTAAACAAAAAAACTCCCATCCCTAAAAATAAGGGACGAGAGTTTCACCCGCGTTGCCACCCTAGTTGAAGCATCATGCTTCCACCTTACACAGTTAACGCCTGCAAAACGTCTGCATTTACTCGTTATTCAATGCAGAACCTACGGAGTGTCTTTCTTTAAGGTTTCTTGATAAGTACTTCCAGCCAAGGTACCTACTCTCTTTTCAAGGTCGCCTTAAATACTCTCTCCATCATTGGCTAATCCGTCATCCAATTGAATTGTTTATAATCATAATAGCTGTTACACAAGATGTCAAGAACGATTTAGTTTTTCTTTTAACTTTTTTACTTCCCCAAGAGAAATCCCGAACTCTTCAGCTATTTCCATACCATTTAACTGTCCCTCTACTTCCATAAAACGGTGAAAGTTTACTCCATATATATCATTAGCTTCTTTTGCAATCGTTTCTTTTCTATTTGCTCTCATTCGATCGGTCCTTTCTTCTTCTTGGATTTTTTCTCGATTTTTTATTATGATGAAAGATGGAATCCAATCTTAACTAGAATACAATCGCACAAAAAGGTGGATTGGGGAGGAAACCATATTGTCAAAACGTGTTGTAATCGGAATTGTTATGTTGTTAGTTTTATCCATATCTTCCGTGGTCTATGCAAGTAATGCGATAATCCTTGTCAATGATTTAAATGTTCGTAGCGGGCCAGGGCTAGACTACGACGTAATCACCCAGGTAAATCAAGATGAACAATACGAAATCCTATCCGAACAAGGAGAATGGATAGAAATCCAATTAACAGAAGGTACCGTTGGATGGGTAACGAGAGATTATATCTCGGTAAACGAAGATTCCTCTCCAACACCAGCTGAAACTGAAAATACGCAAACAGAGGAAGAAGAAGCGAAAGAAGCGAAGCATTATGTAATTACGCACTATAATAAAACGATTCTTCGTACTGGTCCTTCGGTTGACTTTGATATTTTAGACTCTGTTGAAAAAGGACAATCTTTGGAAGTGCTAGGTGAGGAAAACGATTGGTACGAGGTCTCGTTAAAGGATCAAGTCGGGTATGTAGAAAAATGGCTAGTCAATCCTCAATCATCTGTTCCCATTTCAAATCAGTGGGCTAATAAAACCATCGTTATTGATCCTGGTCATGGCGGAAGGGATGTAGGAGCCATTGGTCAAAGTGGAAGCTATGAGAAGACTCACACGGTTCGTACCGCTTTAAAGCTTAAAGAAGAGCTAGAATTGTTAGGTGCTCATGTCATCCTGACAAGAACGGTAGATCAATACATGTCCTTAAGTGGACGAGCTAGTGTTGCAAATCTCTATCATGCAGATGCCTTCATCAGCCTCCACTATAACAGTACGCCTGAAATTCCGTCTGCTAGTGGAATCAGTAGCTATTACTATCACGAGCGAAACGAATCCCTCGCTATAGAGATTCAAAACGAACTAATGAAAGCGACTGGAATGGATGATCGAGGTACACAGTTTGGGGACTTCCAGGTCATTCGGGAAAACCATCGACCATCTGTTTTACTGGAACTAGGCTTTCTTTCAAATGTGGAAGAAGAGGAAAAAATTATGTCCGTAACGTTTCAAGAAAAACTATCAGAAGGGATTATAAAAGGGCTAACTAACTACTTCCGTATTAACTAAGTGGAAAGAGGTGGGAAAAAACTATAACTTCCCACTCTTAAGACAAACGATTACAGGATAAGAAGCTTAGAATGTTACGATTCAATAGATCGATCTTCATTCACATTTGATAGAAAATGCGACGTAAGGATTTTGAATAATTACTAAAAAGTCAAGTTTAGCCTAAGTGCCACGCTCCGGCAGAATACTTCGCTTTCCGCTGGCACGGCCTCAGCTTCCTGATATGAACGAAACTGTCAACCTCGCGCTGTTCCCGCTGGAGTCTACGTATTCTGCCTACGCTTGTAGGTATTTTCTAATATAATGGGTTATTAATACCTATAAAATGAGAAGGCCGGAAACACCTCTGACTTGAAAAGAACTCCGTACTAAGCTGCGGAAAAATGCGAGACTCCTGTGGGAAAGGAACAGTTGAAGACCCCACAGTGAGCGTTCTTTGCGAGCGAGGAGGCTGAGGCGTTCCCCACGGAAAGCGAGTATTTTTCCGCAGCCCCGGATTAGCAGTCAACTTGTTAAAGAAAATAAAAGAATCACTATTTCGTTATGTCGCAATTTATATATTATTAGCAACAAAATTTAAAAAGTACCTAAAAGAAAAATCCGAACTAATTCGAATTCTAATGAAACAATTTTCGAATTATAGTTCGGATTTTAATTTAATTAAAACACTTTTGTGCCAGTCCATTTAATGCCTTAGTCTTTGTATAGTTTTCACACTAGCTCAGGCGTTCTTCATGTATCTCTACTATCTAACAAAAGCGTAACAGGACCGTCGTTGGTAAGCTGAACATCCATCATCGCGCCGAATGTTCCTGTTTCCACGACAATTCCTTTTTCCATCAACTTTTTATTAAAATAATCATACAGTTTCTTAGCAGGATCTGGTTTGGCAGCAGCCATAAAATTAGGTCTCCTGCCTTTTCTCGTATCTCCATATAAGGTAAACTGCGAGATTGATAAAACTTGTCCATTAATATCTTTTACCGAGTCGTTCATTTTCTCAGCATCATCTTCAAAAATTCGAAGATGAGCAATTTTGTCTGCCAAGTAATCTGCATCCTGTTCGGTGTCTTCGTGGGTAACACCAATTAAGGCAACGATCCCACTTCCAATTTTACCGACAACCTGCTCTTCGACAGTTACTTGAGCTTGGCTGACTCGTTGAATAACAGCTCTCATCTTTCCACCTCTACTGTAACATTCTCGTAACGGTATAAACATCCTGGATTTGCTTCAATCGATCCACAATTCGACGTAAATGACTTAGATTATGAATGAGAATCGTAATATGAATTAACGCCATTTTATTACGGTCTGATTTTCCATCTACCGCAATAATGTTTGTTTTCGTTTCATTTACAACCTGGAGCACCTCATTCAATAAACCTCTTCGATCAAATCCGGAGATTTCCAGATCGACATGATATTGTTTCGAAGTATTTTCTTCATGCTCCCATTCCACATCCAGAATACGATCTTTCGCTTCATCTGTTTGGATATTCGGACAATCTGTTCGATGAACCGAAACCCCTCTACCTTTCGTAATATAGCCGACAATTTGATCACCTGGAACAGGTGTACAGCATTTGGATAATCGCACTAATAAGTTATCAACACCCGATACACGCACCCCAGAATCCTTTTTCGTTCTTGAGGTTGGCTTCGCTTCGCTACGAACCCCTTCTAACGATTGTTCGAGATCTTGATCTCTTTGCTGTTGCTTTCTAATATTTTCAGTAAGGCGTGTCGTAATTTGAGCGGCGGTTATCCCTTGATACCCTACCGCTGCATATAATTCTTCTTCCGAT is from Radiobacillus kanasensis and encodes:
- the aspS gene encoding aspartate--tRNA ligase; the protein is MSSKRNVAGSLRKDHVGQEVTLKGWVQKRRDLGGLIFIDLRDRSGIVQVVFNPAHSEKALQTAEQVRSEFVLEILGEVVEREASTINPKMETGEIEVIAKEITILNEAKNPPFQILDQTDVAEDLRLKYRYLDLRRDPMQKTFILRHNTTQVIRNFLNDEGFLEMETPMLTKSTPEGARDYLVPSRVHPGEFYALPQSPQLFKQMLMMSGFEKYYQFARCFRDEDLRADRQPEFTQIDIETSFLTKEDIMAMTERMMKKMMKEIKGMDIELPLKRITYQEAMERFGSDKPDTRFSLELVNVSEVVKNSGFIVFDGAVESGGKVSAINVKGAASEYSRKDIDHLTEFVKIYGAKGLAWLKVEGTELKGPISKFLSEEVSEELKKQLEAADGDLLVFVADKISVVHESLGALRLKLAKDLKLIDESKFHFLWVTDWPLFEYDEELGRYFAAHHPFTMPELSDVDKLESNPAEVRAQAYDLVLNGYELGGGSLRIYQKEMQEKMFQTLGFSKEEATEQFGFLLEALEYGTPPHGGIALGFDRMVMLLAGRSNLRDTILFPKTASASDPLTEAPGVVDEAQLKDLHLALRLPEKEE
- the hisS gene encoding histidine--tRNA ligase; this translates as MSLKAPRGTQDLLPGVSEKWQYIENALTELCTNYHYKEIRTPIFEHTELFQRGVGDTTDIVQREMYTFTDRGDRSITLRPEGTASVVRAFVENKLFGSPNQPTKLFYVGPMFRYERPQQGRMRQFVQFGVEALGSADPAIDAEVLALAMNCYQSFGLKSLKLVVNSLGDKESRENHRDALIGHFTPHKDELCDDCKVRLEKNPLRVLDCKKDRNHPAMETAPSILDFLNEESKNYFESVQQHLTNMGIPFVVDPNLVRGLDYYNHTAFEIMSNADGFGAITTLSGGGRYNGLVEELGGPETPGIGFALSVERLLMAIDAEGIELPVDESLDCYIITMGEKANQKAVSLQYKLRQAGIQVDKDYLNKKPKGQWKAADRLQAKFAIVLGDDELQRSIASVKNLSTGEQEEVDFADLEIYLKSALQGGK
- a CDS encoding N-acetylmuramoyl-L-alanine amidase — encoded protein: MSKRVVIGIVMLLVLSISSVVYASNAIILVNDLNVRSGPGLDYDVITQVNQDEQYEILSEQGEWIEIQLTEGTVGWVTRDYISVNEDSSPTPAETENTQTEEEEAKEAKHYVITHYNKTILRTGPSVDFDILDSVEKGQSLEVLGEENDWYEVSLKDQVGYVEKWLVNPQSSVPISNQWANKTIVIDPGHGGRDVGAIGQSGSYEKTHTVRTALKLKEELELLGAHVILTRTVDQYMSLSGRASVANLYHADAFISLHYNSTPEIPSASGISSYYYHERNESLAIEIQNELMKATGMDDRGTQFGDFQVIRENHRPSVLLELGFLSNVEEEEKIMSVTFQEKLSEGIIKGLTNYFRIN
- the dtd gene encoding D-aminoacyl-tRNA deacylase, producing the protein MRAVIQRVSQAQVTVEEQVVGKIGSGIVALIGVTHEDTEQDADYLADKIAHLRIFEDDAEKMNDSVKDINGQVLSISQFTLYGDTRKGRRPNFMAAAKPDPAKKLYDYFNKKLMEKGIVVETGTFGAMMDVQLTNDGPVTLLLDSRDT